The following are encoded in a window of Risungbinella massiliensis genomic DNA:
- a CDS encoding beta-class carbonic anhydrase: MKKLLDDIISYNRTFVEQKEYEPYLTSKYPNKKLVILTCMDTRLIELLPASMNVKNGDVKILKSAGAVVSTAFGGIMRSIIIAIYELGAEEVLVVGHHDCGMSSVDPKKIKKHFLERGIEEQTISILENSGLDIEKWLQGFDDVSESIKGSVNLIRNHPLIPKIPVHGLVINPTTGKLDVVDEGYSKI; encoded by the coding sequence ATGAAAAAATTATTAGATGATATCATAAGTTACAACCGTACTTTTGTAGAACAAAAAGAATATGAGCCCTATTTAACCTCCAAATATCCTAATAAAAAGTTAGTTATCCTTACTTGTATGGATACAAGACTGATCGAGCTTTTGCCAGCTAGTATGAATGTTAAAAATGGGGATGTAAAGATTCTTAAATCAGCTGGTGCCGTTGTTTCAACAGCTTTTGGTGGGATCATGCGTAGTATTATTATAGCCATCTATGAACTAGGTGCAGAGGAAGTTCTGGTTGTTGGACATCATGACTGTGGTATGAGCAGTGTGGATCCCAAAAAGATAAAGAAACACTTCTTGGAACGAGGAATCGAAGAACAAACCATTTCTATATTAGAAAATTCTGGTCTCGATATTGAAAAATGGCTCCAAGGTTTTGATGATGTATCAGAAAGTATTAAAGGTAGTGTAAATTTGATTAGAAATCATCCCCTTATCCCAAAAATTCCTGTTCACGGTTTAGTGATCAACCCTACGACAGGCAAACTTGATGTGGTCGATGAAGGATACAGTAAAATATAA
- the msrA gene encoding peptide-methionine (S)-S-oxide reductase MsrA — protein MEKATFGAGCFWGVEETFRKIPGVIDTTVGYMGGNSEKPTYEEVCTDRTGHAEVVEIVYDSSKVSYNDLLQVFWENHNPTTLNRQGVDVGTQYRSAIFYHSEEQQELATKSKQELNNSGRWKNPVVTEITPASNFWRAEEYHQRYLQKRGQDSCHI, from the coding sequence ATGGAAAAAGCAACTTTTGGTGCAGGATGTTTTTGGGGTGTTGAAGAGACGTTCCGTAAAATTCCAGGCGTAATAGATACTACAGTAGGTTATATGGGTGGAAATTCGGAAAAGCCTACTTATGAAGAAGTATGTACGGATCGTACAGGGCATGCAGAAGTGGTAGAAATTGTCTATGATTCTTCAAAGGTTTCTTACAATGATCTGCTTCAGGTGTTTTGGGAGAATCATAATCCTACTACCTTAAATCGCCAAGGAGTCGATGTGGGAACGCAATACCGCTCTGCCATTTTTTATCATAGTGAAGAACAACAAGAATTAGCAACGAAATCCAAGCAAGAACTCAATAATTCAGGCCGATGGAAAAATCCTGTGGTCACGGAAATTACCCCTGCCTCTAATTTCTGGAGGGCAGAAGAGTACCATCAGCGTTATTTACAAAAAAGAGGACAAGATTCCTGCCATATTTGA
- a CDS encoding cysteine desulfurase family protein has product MLYLDNSATTPVYPEVIEVMADVMKNHFGNPSSLHGLGVKAERLVEQSRKVIAQAMKASPEEIFFTSGGTESDNLAIMGAARAYQNRGKHLITSEVEHPAVYEVMEQLQQEGFEITFLPVDNKGKVKIEELKKAIREDTIIVSIMHVNNEVGTIQPIEEIGRLLSTYPKILFHVDAVQSFGKLPISVRELGVDLCSVSAHKLHGPKGIGALYVRKGVQLEPILRGGGQERNLRSGTHNVSAIAGFAKAVLMSLKLQKNKMTQFTEWKRKLVEEIEEHLPFAQIVGDTSLNESVPYLLNISFPGFKSEVIVHALEEQEIYVSSKSACSSKIEKPSRVLLAMGCSNEVAVSAIRLSLGYLSQKEDFPKAFQALQKIIPTLQQVMKVQTR; this is encoded by the coding sequence TTGCTTTATCTTGATAATAGTGCGACCACTCCTGTCTATCCTGAAGTAATTGAGGTAATGGCAGATGTGATGAAAAACCACTTCGGAAATCCTTCTAGTTTGCACGGTTTAGGGGTAAAAGCGGAGCGCCTTGTTGAACAATCGCGAAAAGTGATAGCACAAGCGATGAAAGCTTCACCCGAGGAGATTTTTTTTACTTCTGGTGGAACAGAATCGGATAATCTCGCCATTATGGGAGCGGCAAGAGCTTATCAAAATCGAGGAAAACATTTGATTACCTCTGAGGTTGAACACCCTGCTGTATATGAAGTGATGGAACAGTTACAACAAGAAGGATTTGAAATCACTTTTTTACCAGTAGACAATAAAGGGAAAGTGAAGATAGAAGAATTAAAAAAAGCAATTCGGGAAGATACAATTATCGTCTCGATCATGCATGTTAACAATGAAGTAGGAACCATACAACCTATTGAGGAAATTGGGAGGTTGTTGTCTACCTATCCCAAAATTCTTTTTCATGTGGATGCAGTACAATCTTTTGGAAAACTGCCTATCTCCGTAAGAGAATTGGGAGTAGATCTCTGTTCCGTCTCCGCACATAAATTACATGGTCCAAAAGGAATAGGTGCTCTTTATGTTCGCAAAGGGGTTCAATTAGAACCAATACTGCGAGGTGGAGGTCAAGAACGGAATTTGCGCTCTGGTACTCACAATGTGTCGGCTATAGCTGGTTTTGCCAAAGCGGTTCTCATGTCGCTGAAATTACAAAAAAACAAGATGACGCAATTTACAGAGTGGAAAAGAAAGTTAGTAGAAGAGATCGAAGAACATCTTCCTTTTGCACAAATTGTAGGTGATACTTCATTAAATGAATCGGTTCCATACCTGTTGAATATCTCATTCCCTGGGTTTAAATCAGAGGTTATCGTACATGCTTTAGAAGAACAAGAGATTTATGTATCAAGTAAATCTGCGTGTTCTTCTAAAATAGAGAAACCAAGCAGAGTGTTGCTTGCAATGGGTTGCTCCAATGAGGTAGCAGTATCCGCCATCCGATTGAGTCTAGGATATTTATCGCAAAAAGAGGATTTTCCAAAGGCATTTCAAGCATTACAGAAGATTATTCCGACTTTACAACAAGTGATGAAGGTGCAAACAAGATGA
- the thiI gene encoding tRNA uracil 4-sulfurtransferase ThiI has product MTEKVIVLRFGELTLKGKNQKHFVAQLVRNIKQKLIEFPALTYTKDHGRMLIELHSQDAEPVMEGLQEVFGLHAFTVAEKVVPELHEIQLATKRLLEQHTKEGGTFKVETKRADKRFPIDSQEMNRKLGTYLLQNSVNRKVDVHQPDVIIKVEIRTHGAYISGNDTHGPGGLPVGTSGKSLLLLSGGIDSPVAGYLALKRGVKLEAIHFHSYPFTSERAKQKVLDLAKHLAKYGTSVKVHVVPFTEIQTEINRHCYDAYSVTIMRRMMLRIAEAVARKRNALTLVTGESLGQVASQTMESMNTINAVTNYPILRPVVTMDKTEIMEVARRIGTYETSILPYEDCCTIFLPKNPKTRPTIESCEKQEAKFDWEPLVVQAVENIETIECKQEEEEFHYF; this is encoded by the coding sequence ATGACAGAAAAAGTAATTGTTCTCCGTTTTGGAGAATTAACCTTAAAAGGGAAAAATCAAAAACATTTTGTCGCCCAATTAGTGCGTAATATTAAACAGAAGTTGATTGAGTTTCCAGCTTTGACATACACCAAAGACCATGGGCGAATGCTAATTGAACTCCATTCCCAAGATGCAGAACCAGTTATGGAGGGGCTCCAAGAAGTTTTTGGGCTACATGCATTTACAGTTGCAGAAAAAGTAGTTCCTGAGTTACATGAGATCCAACTAGCTACCAAGAGACTACTGGAACAACACACCAAGGAAGGCGGTACCTTCAAGGTTGAAACCAAGCGAGCTGACAAACGATTTCCGATTGACTCTCAAGAGATGAATCGGAAATTAGGTACCTATTTATTACAGAATTCGGTGAATCGCAAAGTGGATGTTCATCAACCGGATGTCATCATAAAAGTAGAAATTCGGACCCATGGAGCTTATATTTCCGGGAATGATACACATGGACCAGGTGGTTTGCCAGTAGGAACTAGTGGAAAATCGCTTCTGTTATTATCGGGTGGGATCGATAGTCCAGTAGCAGGTTATTTAGCTTTAAAGCGTGGTGTGAAATTAGAAGCGATACATTTTCATAGTTATCCTTTTACCAGTGAACGCGCCAAACAAAAGGTTCTGGATCTTGCAAAACACTTAGCCAAGTATGGTACCTCGGTCAAAGTTCATGTAGTTCCTTTCACTGAGATTCAAACAGAGATTAACCGACACTGTTATGATGCATATTCTGTTACGATCATGAGACGAATGATGCTTCGTATTGCTGAAGCAGTAGCGCGAAAACGGAATGCACTCACTTTGGTAACAGGGGAGAGTTTGGGTCAAGTAGCTTCGCAGACGATGGAAAGTATGAATACGATTAATGCAGTAACGAATTATCCCATTTTGCGTCCAGTAGTTACCATGGATAAGACAGAGATTATGGAAGTTGCTCGGCGAATTGGCACGTATGAGACATCCATTTTGCCATATGAGGATTGTTGTACGATCTTTTTGCCAAAGAATCCTAAGACACGACCTACAATTGAAAGTTGCGAGAAGCAAGAAGCCAAATTTGATTGGGAACCTTTAGTAGTCCAAGCAGTAGAGAATATCGAGACAATTGAGTGCAAACAGGAAGAAGAGGAGTTCCACTATTTCTAA
- a CDS encoding TerC family protein: MEWSQFLGIFNIIIIDLILSGDNAVVIGMAARSLPVEQRKKAIMFGAGAAIVLRASLTMIATWLLHIPLLMTIGGLLLLWIAVKLQQDEEGPEVQAGTDLRSAIKTIIVADVVMSLDNVLAVAGVALGDLWLVLFGLVFSIPIIMWGSGLIAKLLNKFPWFVFLGAAILGYTSGELITEDRVLAHYLIQGQPLLEKGIPILLAIGVVLVGFVLRNRHNKQHLT, from the coding sequence ATGGAATGGAGCCAGTTTCTTGGGATATTCAATATTATTATTATTGATCTTATTTTAAGTGGAGATAACGCTGTCGTAATTGGGATGGCTGCTAGAAGTTTGCCAGTTGAACAGAGGAAAAAAGCAATTATGTTTGGTGCAGGCGCTGCGATCGTGCTTCGAGCTTCCCTTACGATGATTGCTACTTGGCTACTTCATATCCCATTACTTATGACGATAGGTGGTTTGTTGTTATTATGGATTGCCGTCAAATTACAGCAAGATGAAGAAGGACCAGAAGTACAAGCTGGAACAGATTTACGAAGTGCCATTAAGACTATTATCGTGGCAGATGTCGTGATGAGTTTGGACAATGTACTCGCTGTTGCAGGAGTAGCGTTAGGCGACCTTTGGCTAGTGTTATTTGGACTGGTGTTCAGTATCCCGATCATCATGTGGGGAAGCGGTCTCATCGCCAAATTATTGAACAAGTTTCCTTGGTTTGTCTTTTTAGGAGCCGCTATATTAGGATACACTTCAGGAGAACTGATAACGGAGGATCGAGTGTTAGCTCATTATTTGATCCAAGGGCAACCTTTATTAGAAAAAGGAATTCCGATCTTGCTAGCGATTGGTGTGGTATTAGTAGGATTTGTTCTTCGCAATCGACACAATAAACAACATTTAACATAA
- a CDS encoding GspE/PulE family protein, with translation MDVIAYVNQMIECAVRKEASDIHIEPIRDSVRIRHRIDGYLIEVDQLSRQEEPALLSRLKVMGNLDIGERRKPQDGAMSIEAHGQQLEIRFSTIPTLHGEKMVLRLLYQKEKYLGLSDLGMTEKQTKQMSRLMQQSGLIVVTGPTGSGKTTSLYALLHQLNTPDVNIVTLEDPIELQIPGVNQVQVGSKFGLSFAQGLRAILRQDPNIIMIGEIRDSETAENAIGAALTGHLVLTTLHTQDSASAITRLLDMGIAPYLVAAACKGVLTQRLVRTYCSYCQGSGCDSCHLTGYQGRIGVFEILEIEETIRQLILERASVDKVRSTYHQLGISTLVDRLFQLVDQKITSLEEVYRVLPYEPKKEISYSLDR, from the coding sequence TTGGATGTTATAGCTTATGTAAATCAAATGATAGAATGTGCAGTTAGGAAAGAGGCTAGTGATATACATATTGAACCCATTCGAGATTCGGTTCGGATTCGTCATCGAATCGATGGATACTTAATCGAAGTGGATCAACTGTCTCGGCAAGAGGAACCTGCACTTCTGTCTCGTTTGAAAGTAATGGGAAATTTGGATATTGGAGAACGAAGAAAGCCGCAAGATGGAGCCATGTCGATCGAAGCTCATGGTCAGCAACTAGAGATTCGGTTTTCAACGATTCCTACTCTCCATGGAGAAAAAATGGTATTACGGCTCTTGTATCAGAAAGAGAAATATCTGGGACTATCCGATCTAGGAATGACAGAAAAACAAACAAAGCAGATGAGCAGATTGATGCAGCAATCTGGATTAATAGTAGTTACTGGTCCAACTGGATCTGGGAAAACGACGAGTTTGTATGCACTTCTTCATCAATTAAACACTCCTGATGTGAACATAGTTACATTAGAAGATCCGATTGAGTTGCAAATCCCAGGAGTGAATCAAGTACAAGTAGGGAGCAAATTTGGGCTATCATTTGCCCAAGGTCTACGGGCTATTTTACGACAAGATCCAAACATCATCATGATTGGGGAGATTCGAGACTCTGAAACAGCTGAGAATGCGATTGGCGCAGCATTGACAGGACATTTAGTTTTAACAACCCTTCATACACAAGATAGTGCTAGTGCCATTACAAGGCTATTAGATATGGGGATTGCGCCTTACTTAGTTGCTGCAGCTTGTAAAGGGGTCTTAACTCAGCGTTTGGTACGCACTTATTGTTCCTATTGTCAAGGCAGTGGCTGTGATTCTTGCCATCTAACAGGATATCAGGGACGAATAGGAGTGTTTGAAATTTTGGAAATAGAAGAAACCATCCGACAACTAATTTTAGAACGTGCTTCCGTAGATAAAGTGCGTTCCACTTACCATCAGTTGGGTATTTCTACTCTTGTGGATCGTTTGTTTCAGTTGGTTGATCAAAAAATAACTTCTCTAGAAGAAGTGTATCGGGTGTTGCCTTATGAGCCAAAAAAAGAAATATCGTATTCGTTGGACAGATAA
- a CDS encoding type II secretion system F family protein, producing the protein MSQKKKYRIRWTDNQVYSFCFQLSDLLGSGLPLLSSLEVLEQQRDFPIKWLHQIKIGVQRGERLSETLRKVCFPAEAIAFIAAAEEHGSYAWGCQQTAQVYQTKMAFQEEIQKAIRYPILVLIVITIALIFLHQLIVPRFESLYQSLDVSLPWFTQIVFPISLISCFLFGCGLGVILFLVYGKALWMRMDWILRLLFRIPMIKTILPLRYGHYFSLQLGAFLKAGIPVVQALQILERLTPWYPIKKNITVLLQYLLKGESLTNSFQKVPYPFFDSVLHSFLSIAEQTGETAKGLERYADLSKKRLSRYLEKTMKRLEPTLILLLGLLVGGIVLALFLPMFQLIQVI; encoded by the coding sequence ATGAGCCAAAAAAAGAAATATCGTATTCGTTGGACAGATAATCAGGTCTATTCTTTCTGTTTTCAGTTGAGCGATTTACTGGGAAGTGGCTTACCCTTGTTATCAAGTTTAGAGGTTTTAGAACAGCAAAGGGACTTTCCAATAAAGTGGCTTCATCAGATCAAAATAGGAGTTCAAAGAGGGGAACGACTATCTGAAACACTTCGAAAGGTATGTTTTCCAGCGGAAGCCATTGCTTTTATTGCTGCTGCTGAAGAACATGGCAGTTATGCTTGGGGATGTCAACAAACAGCGCAAGTCTATCAGACTAAAATGGCCTTTCAAGAGGAGATCCAAAAAGCAATTCGTTATCCTATTTTGGTATTAATCGTCATTACCATTGCCCTAATTTTTTTGCATCAGCTGATTGTCCCACGTTTTGAAAGCTTGTATCAATCGTTAGATGTCTCCTTACCTTGGTTTACCCAAATAGTTTTTCCCATTAGCCTTATCAGTTGTTTTTTGTTTGGTTGTGGGCTTGGAGTGATCTTATTCCTCGTTTATGGGAAAGCGTTATGGATGAGGATGGATTGGATTTTGCGACTTCTCTTTCGAATTCCTATGATCAAGACGATTCTTCCTTTACGCTATGGTCACTATTTCTCGTTACAATTAGGTGCTTTCCTAAAAGCGGGTATTCCTGTTGTACAAGCACTCCAGATATTAGAGAGACTAACCCCTTGGTATCCAATAAAGAAAAACATAACAGTCCTCTTGCAATATCTACTAAAAGGAGAGTCTCTTACTAATAGTTTTCAAAAGGTGCCATATCCATTTTTTGACTCTGTCCTACACTCATTTTTATCCATTGCAGAACAGACAGGTGAAACAGCAAAAGGCTTGGAACGATATGCGGATCTATCGAAAAAAAGGCTAAGCCGATACTTAGAAAAAACGATGAAGCGATTGGAACCTACTTTGATTCTTCTGTTGGGTTTGTTAGTTGGAGGAATTGTATTAGCGCTATTTTTGCCAATGTTCCAATTAATCCAAGTGATATGA
- the comGC gene encoding competence type IV pilus major pilin ComGC: MKQQFFSQKRRGEEGFTLVEMLVVLFIIGLILAIAIPNLQAAGENAKKKADEANRKLISTQADHYYLENGQYPKSVEELVTKKYLRSVPTCPTGKGVYVIDTKPETAPDKRVRCP, encoded by the coding sequence GTGAAACAACAATTTTTTTCACAAAAAAGAAGAGGAGAAGAAGGATTTACACTAGTTGAGATGTTAGTGGTGCTCTTTATTATTGGACTGATCCTTGCTATTGCAATTCCCAATCTTCAAGCAGCGGGAGAGAATGCCAAGAAAAAAGCGGATGAAGCTAACAGGAAGTTGATTTCGACTCAAGCGGATCATTATTACTTAGAGAATGGACAGTATCCAAAATCAGTAGAAGAATTAGTCACCAAAAAATATCTTCGCTCTGTTCCGACATGTCCTACAGGGAAAGGAGTTTATGTGATTGACACAAAACCAGAAACGGCTCCAGACAAGAGGGTTCGTTGTCCATAA
- a CDS encoding prepilin-type N-terminal cleavage/methylation domain-containing protein, protein MSSVLSNPFYSRLEQGFSLLECLCSLFLLSTFLVFIVPIYQEVEFLSQSQVKEKEARLILERELVRLESTQTNTRYDVTGVLHFATKYHIQSQITPYPEGKEVKIEVIWKDSKGNPHKITRSKRVVHPSQSQALPI, encoded by the coding sequence ATGAGTTCAGTCTTATCTAATCCTTTCTATTCTCGGTTAGAGCAAGGATTTAGTCTTTTGGAATGTCTGTGTTCCCTTTTTTTACTGAGTACTTTCTTAGTGTTCATTGTTCCGATATATCAAGAGGTAGAGTTCCTTTCGCAGTCTCAGGTTAAAGAGAAAGAGGCTCGATTGATCCTAGAACGTGAGCTAGTAAGGCTAGAATCTACACAGACAAATACCCGATATGATGTTACCGGTGTTCTACACTTTGCCACTAAGTATCATATTCAAAGTCAGATTACTCCATATCCAGAGGGAAAAGAGGTAAAAATCGAAGTTATATGGAAAGATTCCAAAGGCAATCCGCACAAGATCACTCGAAGCAAACGAGTCGTTCATCCCAGTCAGAGTCAGGCTTTACCTATCTAG
- a CDS encoding shikimate kinase yields the protein MQKQPHLYLVGMSGVGKSTVGNILTTRYQYPSIDTDQYLEDMEEKTIAEIFQYDGEFVFRRLESETLLELSQRRIPHLIITGGGMILDSQNRQIMQETGKVIYLQASSPILRQRLLNEMEWQKRPLLQENWENKLETMLVRRDPLYREVADLVVRTDHLTSEEVVEEILRNISRV from the coding sequence ATGCAAAAGCAGCCTCATCTTTATCTAGTGGGAATGTCAGGAGTAGGAAAATCAACAGTAGGAAATATCCTAACTACTCGCTATCAATACCCTTCAATAGATACTGATCAATATTTAGAAGATATGGAAGAGAAAACGATTGCGGAAATATTTCAGTATGATGGAGAGTTTGTTTTTCGTCGTTTGGAATCTGAGACGTTGTTGGAATTAAGTCAACGACGAATACCACATCTTATTATCACGGGTGGGGGGATGATTCTAGATTCGCAAAATAGACAAATCATGCAGGAAACAGGGAAAGTTATTTATCTCCAGGCAAGTTCTCCCATTCTGAGACAGCGCCTTCTCAATGAAATGGAATGGCAGAAACGGCCGTTATTACAAGAAAATTGGGAGAATAAACTCGAAACGATGTTGGTTAGAAGAGACCCCCTCTATCGAGAAGTAGCAGATTTAGTAGTCAGGACGGATCATCTCACTTCAGAAGAAGTTGTAGAGGAAATACTTCGCAACATTTCTAGGGTTTAG
- a CDS encoding YqzE family protein produces the protein MSFKDWISYMIEKMLWYVETPKDERKAHRQAQKEPFMTRWFGMIPFSTKMYLEKQKDRLQGLRLSRNNRNN, from the coding sequence ATGTCTTTTAAAGATTGGATCTCGTATATGATCGAGAAAATGTTATGGTATGTGGAAACTCCAAAAGATGAACGAAAGGCGCATCGGCAAGCTCAAAAAGAGCCTTTTATGACAAGATGGTTTGGGATGATTCCTTTTTCTACTAAAATGTACCTAGAAAAACAAAAAGATCGCCTTCAAGGATTGCGTTTGTCGCGTAATAATCGCAATAACTAA
- the ispG gene encoding flavodoxin-dependent (E)-4-hydroxy-3-methylbut-2-enyl-diphosphate synthase, whose product MFHRTETRPVKVGNVQIGGNDQVVIQSMATTKTHDVRATVAEINRLTEAGCQIVRVAVPDMRAAEAIPEIKKRITIPLVADIHFDYKLALKAIEGGIDKIRINPGNIGKREKVEAVVKAAKERGIPIRIGVNAGSLEKRILDKYGYPTADGMVESALHHIGILEDLDFHDIIVSMKASDVRLAIEAYKKASEAFNYPLHLGITESGTLFSGTVKSAAGLGAILSMGIGSTMRISLSADPVEEVKVARELLKSFGLAANAATLISCPTCGRIEIDLISIANEVEEYISKIQAPIKVSVLGCAVNGPGEAKEADIGIAGARGEGLLFRHGEIIRKIPESEMVAELKKEIDKLAEEHKRKQEEAAATV is encoded by the coding sequence ATGTTTCATCGTACAGAGACTCGGCCTGTTAAGGTGGGCAATGTACAGATTGGTGGAAACGATCAAGTAGTTATCCAAAGTATGGCTACTACAAAAACACATGATGTACGAGCAACTGTTGCAGAGATCAATCGTTTAACAGAAGCTGGCTGTCAAATTGTTCGAGTAGCAGTTCCAGACATGCGCGCTGCTGAGGCAATCCCAGAAATCAAAAAGCGTATCACCATTCCTCTAGTGGCAGATATTCATTTTGACTACAAACTGGCACTAAAAGCAATTGAGGGTGGAATCGATAAAATTCGAATCAATCCTGGTAATATCGGAAAACGTGAAAAAGTGGAAGCAGTAGTGAAAGCGGCAAAAGAACGTGGGATTCCAATTCGAATCGGGGTAAATGCTGGTTCATTAGAAAAACGTATTCTAGATAAATATGGATATCCTACAGCGGATGGTATGGTAGAAAGTGCTCTACACCATATTGGGATTCTAGAAGACTTGGATTTCCATGATATTATCGTTTCCATGAAAGCTTCCGATGTCCGTTTAGCAATTGAAGCGTACAAAAAGGCATCTGAGGCATTTAACTATCCACTTCACCTCGGAATTACAGAATCTGGGACTCTTTTCTCTGGTACTGTAAAGAGTGCAGCAGGACTAGGTGCAATCCTTTCTATGGGTATTGGTTCGACAATGCGGATTTCACTCAGTGCAGATCCAGTTGAAGAAGTAAAAGTGGCGAGAGAATTACTCAAATCATTTGGTTTGGCTGCTAATGCTGCTACGTTGATCTCCTGTCCAACTTGTGGTCGTATTGAGATTGATCTGATCAGTATTGCCAATGAAGTAGAAGAATATATTTCCAAAATCCAAGCTCCGATTAAGGTTTCCGTTTTGGGTTGTGCAGTGAATGGTCCTGGGGAAGCGAAAGAAGCAGATATTGGGATTGCAGGTGCTCGTGGTGAAGGACTACTGTTCCGTCATGGAGAGATCATCCGTAAGATTCCTGAAAGTGAAATGGTAGCTGAGCTCAAAAAAGAAATTGACAAGCTAGCAGAGGAACACAAGAGAAAACAAGAAGAAGCAGCAGCTACTGTCTAG
- a CDS encoding DUF378 domain-containing protein, translating to MGRVALLLVIIGALNWLLVGVFGFDLVAAVFGGDATRESSAFSRIIYTLVGLAGIYSIKYLFENRETSRNVD from the coding sequence ATGGGAAGAGTCGCATTACTATTAGTGATTATTGGAGCTCTGAACTGGTTACTAGTCGGTGTATTTGGTTTCGACCTAGTGGCTGCGGTTTTTGGTGGAGACGCTACCAGAGAATCCTCAGCATTTAGCCGTATTATTTATACGTTGGTAGGGCTTGCAGGAATCTACTCTATTAAATATCTCTTCGAAAACCGTGAGACATCACGCAATGTAGACTAA
- a CDS encoding gamma-glutamyl-gamma-aminobutyrate hydrolase family protein — translation MILIGLSAHYADHQLQLNRDYHDAVVKSGGTPIILPLLTDSVRLGSLADQLDGLILTGGFDINPLYFGEEPAAKLGDVSPERDSFELAFLNEFYPTGKPILAICRGLQVLNVFLGGTLYQDLPNQYPDSIQHSQKAPRHHCAHSVLLKPNSILAKSFQQEKIFVNTYHHQSIKKIASSLEQIGNATDGVIEAVESSDKKRYLVGVQWHPEGMFDTDDNSRKLFQQFISVCQSQKDTINV, via the coding sequence ATGATATTAATTGGATTGAGTGCGCATTATGCAGACCATCAATTGCAACTCAACCGAGACTATCATGATGCTGTTGTCAAATCAGGCGGAACTCCCATAATTTTACCACTTCTAACCGATTCGGTTCGTCTGGGTAGCCTTGCAGATCAGCTAGATGGATTGATATTAACTGGTGGTTTTGATATAAATCCGCTTTATTTTGGCGAAGAACCAGCCGCTAAACTAGGTGATGTCTCTCCTGAACGTGATTCATTTGAATTAGCATTTTTAAATGAATTTTATCCAACAGGTAAGCCGATCCTTGCGATATGTCGTGGACTTCAAGTTCTGAATGTGTTCTTAGGAGGTACCTTGTATCAGGATTTGCCAAACCAATATCCAGATTCAATTCAACATTCTCAAAAGGCTCCTAGACATCACTGTGCTCATTCTGTCCTCCTAAAACCCAACTCCATACTGGCAAAATCTTTTCAACAAGAAAAGATATTTGTCAATACGTATCATCATCAATCGATCAAGAAGATCGCTAGCTCTTTAGAACAGATAGGCAATGCCACTGATGGGGTAATAGAAGCCGTTGAGTCTTCTGACAAAAAACGTTATTTAGTAGGTGTACAATGGCATCCAGAAGGAATGTTTGATACAGACGATAATTCTAGAAAGTTATTTCAGCAATTCATATCAGTATGTCAGAGTCAAAAAGACACAATAAATGTATGA